From the genome of Pseudomonas yamanorum, one region includes:
- a CDS encoding fimbrial biogenesis chaperone yields MNVSPFKKASALALLLSTALLSTASQAGVMLGGTRIVFDGNKRDASITVSNTTAQPYMVQTWVNTEADDMTTATPFVSTPPLFRLDPRKEQMVRIQKVAGNLPSDRESVFYFNAQEIPVASEGNANTLKIAMRTRVKLFYRPAGLKGNAMEAPSQLTWSLAQEQGRAVLVVNNPSPFHISFIGVTAKSAGQSVEVNEPTMVAPMSSQRYPLPGFKGTTGEVVFSAINDYGGYSEPQTVPLNR; encoded by the coding sequence ATGAACGTTTCCCCCTTCAAGAAGGCATCGGCCCTGGCGCTGTTGCTCAGTACTGCGCTGCTCAGCACGGCCAGCCAGGCCGGTGTGATGCTCGGCGGCACGCGGATCGTGTTCGACGGCAACAAACGCGACGCGTCGATCACCGTCAGCAACACCACGGCGCAGCCGTACATGGTGCAGACCTGGGTCAACACCGAAGCCGATGACATGACCACCGCCACGCCCTTTGTGTCGACGCCGCCGCTGTTCCGCCTGGACCCGCGCAAAGAGCAAATGGTGCGAATCCAGAAAGTCGCCGGCAACCTGCCGAGCGACCGTGAATCGGTGTTCTATTTCAACGCCCAGGAAATCCCGGTGGCCAGCGAAGGCAACGCCAATACGCTGAAGATTGCCATGCGCACCCGCGTCAAATTGTTCTATCGCCCGGCCGGTCTCAAGGGCAATGCGATGGAAGCACCGTCGCAGCTGACCTGGAGCCTCGCGCAGGAACAGGGCAGGGCCGTGCTAGTGGTCAATAACCCGTCGCCGTTCCATATCTCGTTCATTGGCGTGACTGCCAAGTCTGCCGGCCAGAGCGTCGAGGTCAACGAGCCGACGATGGTCGCGCCGATGAGCAGCCAGCGTTATCCGCTGCCGGGCTTCAAAGGCACAACCGGCGAAGTGGTGTTCTCGGCCATCAATGATTACGGCGGCTACAGCGAGCCGCAGACCGTGCCACTGAACCGCTGA
- a CDS encoding fimbrial protein, translating to MNKFALKGLFAAVILAAGSQAAMAADGEINFVGSVTDNTCPVVVTDLNGSVGAGDVGLGDVPATSLATVGAVAGGGAFSLTIDTNAPGCSVTGKSAVVKFLSLSGTAGASGQWIGITPDAGHATNVAVQIKDATDRDVQLGLESAPYLDLTQPLRFTANYIATGIATSGPANAKAAFTVEYQ from the coding sequence ATGAACAAGTTTGCGCTTAAAGGTCTGTTTGCCGCTGTCATCCTCGCCGCTGGTTCCCAGGCTGCCATGGCTGCTGACGGTGAAATCAACTTCGTCGGTTCCGTAACCGACAACACCTGCCCGGTGGTCGTGACTGACCTGAACGGTTCGGTCGGTGCTGGCGATGTGGGCCTGGGCGACGTGCCCGCCACTTCCCTGGCTACCGTTGGTGCTGTTGCCGGTGGCGGCGCGTTCTCCCTGACTATTGACACTAACGCCCCAGGTTGCAGCGTCACCGGCAAGAGCGCCGTGGTCAAGTTCCTGTCCCTGAGCGGCACTGCCGGCGCCAGCGGCCAGTGGATCGGCATCACCCCAGACGCCGGTCACGCCACCAACGTTGCGGTACAGATCAAGGACGCCACGGACAGGGACGTGCAACTGGGCCTGGAATCGGCTCCGTACCTGGACCTGACCCAACCGCTGCGCTTCACCGCCAACTACATCGCTACCGGCATTGCGACCTCCGGCCCGGCCAACGCCAAGGCTGCGTTCACCGTCGAGTACCAGTAA